The Trypanosoma brucei brucei TREU927 chromosome 2, complete sequence genome has a window encoding:
- a CDS encoding trypanothione synthetase, putative (similar to Trypanothione synthetase (EC 6.3.1.9) (Cf-TS). (Swiss-Prot:O60993) [Crithidia fasciculata;]), with amino-acid sequence MTKSALADTKEEPHVPFGEIQGYTPCGVPAYSNGHDGFFSGERSIDGNLFCGFKYQCVEFARRWLYEAKGLVLPDVNWAAHIFDLTEVHDASTATPVPCVKVSNGTAAKPVADSLLIYAVNEDAPWGHVAVITEVGDKWVRIADQNHRFHKWKGTYSAELLLKHEGGVWTVEDHAAEGIFVPLGWVTFPSRPNRNPKEPLVLHESLYFKQPEKPFLRRVVFTPENRKTDWLDLTNEAEAEFYKTFGKEATRGGVYESCYYLMNRELYLNCVRYGTQLHSFFLEATKQVLESDDKLRRFRIPEEYWPRIRHSWKTQPHAITGRFDFVFDENTQEFKCFEYNADSASTLLECAVIQEKWANSVGLDDNATRSSGKFMPQTLVRAWEMTGLKGRVHFLVDDDGEERYTALYVMEKAREAGIDAKLCVMFDEFHFDEKGAVVDSDGIPVTAVWKTWMWETAISDHQAAREQRGAEWKPTPKDKVRLCDILLGNNWDIRVFEPMWKLIPSNKAILPIIYNNHPDHPAILPASYELTDELRRTGYAKKPIVGRVGRNVTVTEPDGKVLAESDGNFSNRDMVYQQLFRIPKRGDYYAILGGWMLGDTYSGTGVREDKKLITGLESPFGPVRIQM; translated from the coding sequence ATGACGAAGTCGGCACTTGCAGACACTAAAGAAGAACCTCACGTTCCCTTTGGTGAGATTCAGGGCTACACCCCTTGTGGCGTACCTGCTTACAGCAACGGACATGATGGCTTTTTTTCGGGAGAGCGCAGTATTGACGGGAATCTTTTCTGCGGTTTCAAATACCAATGTGTAGAATTTGCTCGTCGTTGGTTATATGAGGCCAAAGGGCTTGTTCTTCCAGACGTTAATTGGGCTGCTCACATATTTGATCTAACAGAGGTTCATGACGCAAGCACTGCAACCCCCGTCCCGTGCGTTAAAGTTTCCAACGGAACAGCAGCGAAGCCCGTGGCAGATTCGTTGCTGATTTACGCCGTTAATGAGGATGCGCCATGGGGACATGTCGCGGTTATCACAGAGGTGGGTGACAAATGGGTGCGCATTGCGGACCAAAACCATCGGTTTCATAAGTGGAAGGGGACCTACTCGGCAGAGTTGTTGCTGAAGCACGAAGGAGGTGTGTGGACTGTTGAGGATCATGCAGCAGAGGGAATCTTTGTTCCTCTGGGGTGGGTTACATTCCCTAGTAGGCCAAACCGTAATCCTAAGGAACCATTGGTGTTGCATGAGTCACTTTACTTTAAACAACCAGAGAAGCCTTTCCTTCGTCGCGTTGTTTTCACTCCAGAGAATCGAAAGACTGACTGGCTGGACTTGACAAACGAAGCCGAAGCGGAATTCTACAAAACATTTGGTAAGGAGGCGACTCGAGGAGGGGTGTACGAATCATGTTACTATTTGATGAACAGGGAGTTGTACCTTAACTGCGTCCGTTACGGTACGCAGCTGCATTCATTCTTTCTCGAGGCAACAAAGCAGGTGCTTGAGAGCGACGATAAGTTACGTCGATTTCGCATCCCAGAAGAGTATTGGCCTCGCATCCGGCACTCATGGAAAACTCAGCCCCATGCCATCACGGGGCGGTTTgactttgtttttgatgaaaaCACTCAAGAATTCAAGTGCTTTGAATACAATGCGGACAGCGCGTCGACACTTCTCGAATGTGCTGTAATCCAAGAGAAGTGGGCAAACTCCGTTGGGTTAGACGACAATGCTACAAGAAGCAGCGGGAAATTCATGCCCCAAACACTCGTCCGGGCGTGGGAAATGACGGGGTTGAAGGGGCGTGTGCATTTTCTTGTGGACGATGACGGGGAGGAACGTTATACTGCTTTGTATGTGATGGAGAAGGCTCGAGAGGCTGGTATTGACGCGAAATTGTGCGTCATGTTTGACGAGTTCCATTTCGATGAAAAGGGAGCAGTTGTGGATTCGGACGGCATTCCGGTGACGGCTGTGTGGAAGACGTGGATGTGGGAGACGGCGATTTCTGATCATCAAGCTGCACGAGAGCAGCGTGGCGCGGAGTGGAAGCCCACGCCAAAGGATAAGGTTCGCCTGTGTGATATTCTTCTCGGAAATAACTGGGACATACGTGTCTTTGAGCCTATGTGGAAACTCATTCCCAGCAACAAAGCAATATTGCCCATTATTTATAATAATCACCCCGACCACCCCGCCATACTTCCCGCAAGTTATGAACTCACTGATGAGCTTCGCCGCACCGGCTATGCAAAGAAGCCCATCGTTGGCCGTGTAGGAAGGAATGTGACCGTCACTGAACCTGACGGCAAAGTTCTAGCTGAGTCTGATGGCAACTTCAGTAACCGTGACATGGTGTATCAACAACTTTTCCGCATACCAAAGCGAGGCGATTACTACGCAATTCTCGGGGGCTGGATGCTCGGTGACACCTACAGTGGTACAGGTGTACGTGAGGACAAAAAGCTTATCACTGGGCTCGAATCTCCGTTTGGTCCCGTACGTATTCAAATGTAG